A region from the Arcanobacterium buesumense genome encodes:
- a CDS encoding nuclease: protein MYILIDGENIDATLGVNILKRSPRGEERPRWDRVLEFRAFDSPEKDIDGTVMEQPAKGMFFLNVSQRTAAPFIQALLAIGWQPIQLTSADPERKVVDEGIQRTLDAILLERPGADVVIGTHDVDYLPQIEALLDAGHRVSIICFREFLALPLAELEDRGLVIHDLELDVQAFNIPLHRTHPVDIDDFDPYPYL from the coding sequence ATGTATATTCTTATTGATGGTGAAAATATCGATGCCACCCTCGGGGTCAACATTTTGAAACGCTCGCCACGTGGCGAAGAACGTCCTCGCTGGGACCGTGTTCTAGAATTCCGGGCATTTGATTCCCCGGAAAAGGATATTGACGGCACAGTGATGGAACAACCTGCAAAAGGCATGTTCTTCTTAAATGTCTCACAACGTACTGCTGCCCCTTTTATCCAAGCTCTGCTAGCTATCGGATGGCAACCAATCCAGCTCACTTCGGCTGATCCGGAACGTAAAGTTGTTGATGAAGGTATCCAACGTACTCTCGATGCTATTCTCCTAGAGCGGCCCGGAGCCGACGTCGTCATCGGAACTCACGATGTCGATTATTTGCCGCAAATTGAAGCTCTTTTAGATGCTGGCCATCGCGTCTCAATCATCTGCTTCCGCGAATTCCTCGCACTACCATTAGCAGAATTAGAAGATCGTGGTCTCGTTATCCACGATCTTGAACTTGACGTTCAAGCCTTCAATATTCCGTTACATCGCACCCATCCTGTGGATATCGACGATTTCGATCCATACCCATATTTATAA
- a CDS encoding DUF3027 domain-containing protein, giving the protein MPKRITPRERAVKDKTLGQAVEFARNALNDITTPDRVGKHAGMVQEAERFVTHAFECLMAGYRGWYWTVSLVRAPRSKKVSVAELSILPGTDALLAPDWIPWADRLQPSDIGPSDRLPYNPQDPRLVANTDPGLDQGFETIGIDEDTIANWELGLGRARIMSDDGRMQTYRRWYRSDAGPRNQATRDAQAQCATCGYLMHMAGSARQLFGVCANEWSAFDGRVVSMDHGCGSHSETDVAPRSHLWHQTSPVIDESDVEVVKR; this is encoded by the coding sequence ATGCCTAAACGGATAACGCCAAGAGAAAGGGCGGTCAAAGATAAGACGCTTGGGCAAGCAGTTGAGTTTGCTCGCAATGCGCTTAATGACATCACCACCCCAGACCGGGTTGGCAAGCACGCCGGAATGGTTCAAGAAGCAGAGCGTTTTGTTACCCATGCTTTTGAATGTTTAATGGCAGGTTATCGCGGTTGGTATTGGACAGTTTCTCTTGTTCGTGCTCCACGATCAAAGAAAGTTTCAGTTGCAGAACTGTCGATTCTGCCAGGAACCGACGCATTGTTGGCCCCAGATTGGATTCCGTGGGCGGATCGGTTACAGCCTTCCGATATTGGACCTTCAGATCGCTTGCCTTACAATCCACAAGATCCGCGGTTAGTGGCCAATACTGATCCAGGTCTTGATCAAGGGTTTGAAACAATCGGGATTGATGAAGACACGATTGCGAATTGGGAATTAGGTTTGGGGCGTGCCCGGATTATGTCCGACGACGGCCGGATGCAAACCTACCGCCGGTGGTATCGTTCTGATGCTGGTCCGCGTAATCAAGCCACTCGTGATGCGCAGGCGCAATGTGCAACATGTGGCTATCTGATGCATATGGCCGGTTCGGCACGTCAGCTTTTTGGCGTTTGCGCAAACGAATGGTCTGCTTTTGATGGCCGAGTAGTATCAATGGATCATGGATGTGGTTCACATTCGGAGACTGATGTGGCACCCCGTAGTCATTTATGGCACCAGACGTCCCCGGTCATCGACGAGTCTGATGTTGAGGTTGTTAAGCGATAG
- a CDS encoding PspA/IM30 family protein, translating to MAEKQSILGRITQLAKANINALLDHAEDPQKMLDQMVRDYTNSIAEAEDAVAVTVGNLRLAEADYDEDVRAAQEWGNKAHAAVVKAQELRASGNEDGAQKMEQLAKVALERQITAENEARDAEPMINSQRDVVAKLKEGLNVMRSKLEDLRSKRDQLVARAKSAQAQNIVQDAISSINVLDPSTEIGRFEDSVRRQEALAQGKAEVASSSLDAQFAQLESTSNTAEVDSRLAALQAKVAPQQIEG from the coding sequence ATGGCTGAAAAACAATCAATTCTTGGACGCATCACTCAACTCGCTAAGGCAAATATTAACGCCTTGCTAGATCACGCAGAAGATCCCCAAAAAATGCTTGACCAGATGGTCCGGGACTACACCAATTCCATCGCTGAAGCTGAAGATGCAGTTGCCGTCACGGTAGGGAATCTTCGGTTAGCCGAAGCAGATTACGATGAAGACGTTCGCGCTGCCCAAGAATGGGGAAACAAAGCCCACGCTGCCGTCGTAAAAGCACAAGAATTACGTGCTAGCGGTAACGAAGACGGCGCTCAGAAGATGGAACAACTTGCAAAAGTTGCTCTGGAACGCCAGATTACAGCGGAGAACGAAGCTCGCGATGCAGAGCCAATGATCAATTCACAACGCGATGTTGTTGCCAAGCTTAAAGAGGGCTTGAACGTCATGCGTAGCAAGCTTGAAGATCTACGTTCTAAGCGAGATCAGCTCGTGGCTCGAGCTAAGTCTGCGCAGGCGCAAAACATTGTTCAAGATGCCATTAGCTCAATCAATGTGCTCGATCCATCAACAGAAATTGGTCGTTTCGAAGATTCAGTACGTCGCCAAGAGGCGCTTGCACAAGGCAAGGCTGAAGTGGCTTCTTCTTCCCTCGATGCCCAATTCGCCCAGCTCGAATCTACATCAAATACGGCTGAAGTCGATTCCCGTCTAGCAGCTTTGCAAGCCAAGGTTGCACCACAACAAATCGAAGGATAA
- a CDS encoding sensor histidine kinase, whose translation MRRKQQQPNITGRLSWQLLVVFLLLLGSALLLVSAFATISLRTFLTAETDKNLSSSGQIVASQTVDALIQGTSDSVLPSDFYLYIRDDFGTSVEKVHPSIVRRYGKPANALEIASTYTDQPHTVAGTLKGSEWRIISLPLTSTGPHPRTVGNVVIGLPLAQVERTIANLKQVLILFVIAIISIGALLSIVLVRRSLRALRTINHVTADVRQGDFSARVPPMKPGTEVNILGESVNAMLDEIEHLFASQAASEQRMRRFVSDASHELRTPLATIRGYAELYRMGGVPKDQVAQAFGRIESESGRMANLVEDLLKLARLDEQGEIKPKPVDLAAVALNTVSDFLARSPQRQATVTNLAGDDVESLVIFGDQNGVTQLLTNLLGNVNTHTSVDAPVEVAVGIDPNDPRQAIVEVRDHGPGIPEKDREHIFERFYKINSSRSRGSGEGSGLGLAIVSAIIVAHHGSVSVTETPGGGLTVRLSFPMPYRTNRDLDPDSPSSALTSSQSDDEHDQ comes from the coding sequence ATGAGGCGAAAACAGCAACAGCCCAACATCACTGGCAGACTATCGTGGCAACTCCTCGTCGTCTTTCTTCTCCTGCTTGGATCTGCCTTACTTCTTGTGTCTGCGTTTGCAACCATCTCCTTACGCACCTTTTTAACAGCTGAAACGGATAAAAACCTCTCTTCTTCCGGTCAGATAGTTGCTTCGCAGACTGTTGATGCGCTTATCCAAGGAACTTCTGATTCTGTCCTACCATCTGACTTTTATCTATATATCAGAGATGATTTTGGAACCTCAGTTGAAAAAGTACATCCGTCAATCGTACGCCGGTACGGCAAACCAGCTAATGCACTCGAGATCGCCTCAACATATACCGACCAGCCTCACACAGTGGCCGGCACTCTTAAAGGCAGCGAATGGCGCATTATCTCCCTACCGTTAACATCGACTGGGCCGCATCCACGCACAGTAGGAAACGTCGTCATCGGACTACCCTTAGCCCAGGTTGAACGGACAATAGCAAACCTCAAACAAGTCCTCATTTTGTTCGTTATCGCTATTATATCCATTGGAGCCCTACTATCCATCGTCCTCGTACGCCGCTCTTTGCGAGCCTTACGCACTATCAACCACGTCACCGCAGACGTCCGGCAGGGTGACTTCTCAGCTCGTGTGCCTCCGATGAAACCGGGTACTGAAGTAAATATCCTTGGTGAATCAGTCAATGCCATGCTTGACGAAATTGAGCACCTCTTCGCCTCCCAGGCAGCTTCGGAACAACGCATGCGCCGCTTTGTTTCGGACGCCTCCCACGAATTACGCACTCCGCTAGCAACTATCCGCGGATATGCTGAGCTTTACCGGATGGGCGGAGTTCCCAAAGATCAAGTCGCTCAAGCATTTGGCCGAATAGAATCCGAATCTGGCCGAATGGCCAATCTTGTTGAAGATCTCCTTAAACTAGCGCGCCTAGATGAACAAGGCGAGATCAAGCCCAAACCCGTCGACCTCGCTGCCGTGGCTCTCAATACGGTCTCGGATTTCCTTGCCCGTTCTCCACAACGTCAGGCAACCGTGACCAATTTAGCGGGAGACGACGTCGAATCCCTCGTGATCTTTGGGGATCAAAACGGTGTTACCCAACTGCTCACAAATCTTCTTGGTAATGTCAACACCCACACTAGTGTTGATGCCCCCGTCGAAGTAGCTGTAGGTATAGATCCAAACGATCCACGCCAAGCAATCGTCGAAGTACGTGACCACGGACCTGGAATCCCGGAAAAAGACCGGGAACATATTTTTGAGCGATTCTACAAAATCAACTCTTCACGATCACGAGGTAGCGGAGAAGGTTCTGGGCTAGGGTTAGCCATCGTTTCCGCGATCATCGTTGCCCATCACGGGAGCGTTAGCGTAACTGAAACCCCCGGAGGGGGGCTGACCGTACGGTTGTCCTTCCCAATGCCCTATCGAACTAATCGAGACTTAGATCCGGATTCGCCGTCTTCTGCTCTAACATCATCTCAATCTGATGACGAACACGACCAATAA
- a CDS encoding lysophospholipid acyltransferase family protein produces MSELHPLDDYHSDGKRKIRKAVRKVLTRPVLKTLLNATVWGEENVEDLTGAYIVVGNHSSHLDAPMVFSLLPDHMTDNLATGAAADYFYRKKGIAKLTSVFFNTYPIERKGKSVGAHAGRAAGMTSRLLRDGIPILIFPEGTRSRDGKIGVFKPGAAAIALKIGVPIVPLAMSGGHEAMPVGKVIPALNHPEVEMYIGEPMFGKPNETAEDFIGRVRHQIEMMLEQKTANPDLSLD; encoded by the coding sequence ATGAGTGAGCTACATCCGCTAGATGACTATCATTCGGACGGGAAACGCAAAATACGTAAAGCCGTGCGCAAAGTGTTGACCCGTCCAGTGCTAAAGACACTCTTGAACGCAACTGTTTGGGGCGAGGAAAACGTCGAAGATTTAACCGGAGCCTATATCGTAGTCGGTAACCACTCATCGCACCTAGATGCGCCGATGGTTTTTTCCCTACTTCCAGATCACATGACCGACAATCTCGCCACAGGTGCTGCCGCTGACTATTTCTATCGCAAGAAGGGTATTGCTAAGCTGACGTCAGTGTTTTTTAACACCTATCCTATTGAGCGTAAAGGGAAAAGTGTGGGGGCTCATGCTGGCCGAGCAGCTGGTATGACTAGCCGACTTTTACGTGATGGCATACCAATTTTAATTTTCCCGGAAGGCACGCGTTCCCGCGATGGCAAGATAGGTGTTTTTAAGCCTGGTGCCGCAGCGATTGCGTTAAAAATCGGGGTTCCAATTGTTCCATTAGCAATGTCTGGTGGGCATGAAGCGATGCCAGTGGGTAAAGTGATTCCGGCGTTAAATCATCCTGAGGTTGAGATGTATATCGGCGAGCCGATGTTCGGCAAGCCTAATGAGACAGCAGAAGATTTTATTGGTCGTGTTCGTCATCAGATTGAGATGATGTTAGAGCAGAAGACGGCGAATCCGGATCTAAGTCTCGATTAG
- a CDS encoding SDR family NAD(P)-dependent oxidoreductase — translation MKKKGSDSILTGRALITGGTSGMGAAFAQALAARGCDLVLVARNAERLAQKANEIMQEYGVDVRTLSADLSDRSGIDAVKEQLLSQAEPISIFVNNAGSGMYSPMATDDASQLRAGAELMALVPMELGGAAAFAMKQRHSGVIITTASVASLAPMGAYAAVKAFVRMWSESLAIEVEQYGVQVVAFLPGWVRTEFHERSGVSTSSIPSWLWLDAERVIDEALRDVERGKTTTIPSKRFKTMAFFARHAPQSVVHKAVRKLNKGRR, via the coding sequence GTGAAGAAAAAAGGTTCAGACAGTATTCTTACCGGCCGTGCCCTTATTACCGGTGGCACATCAGGCATGGGGGCAGCATTTGCCCAAGCATTAGCAGCCCGTGGTTGTGATCTCGTACTCGTTGCTCGAAATGCAGAGCGTCTCGCGCAAAAAGCCAACGAGATAATGCAAGAGTATGGGGTTGATGTTCGCACCCTATCGGCAGATTTAAGTGACCGCAGTGGTATTGACGCAGTTAAAGAACAGCTACTTTCGCAAGCTGAGCCAATTTCAATTTTTGTTAACAATGCGGGATCAGGAATGTATTCCCCGATGGCAACCGACGACGCTAGCCAGTTACGAGCCGGAGCCGAATTAATGGCTCTCGTACCAATGGAACTTGGCGGCGCGGCAGCCTTTGCAATGAAACAACGCCATAGCGGAGTTATTATCACCACCGCTTCGGTTGCATCGTTAGCACCTATGGGAGCTTATGCTGCGGTGAAGGCATTCGTTCGGATGTGGTCAGAGTCTCTAGCGATCGAAGTTGAACAATACGGCGTGCAAGTTGTGGCATTCTTGCCAGGATGGGTGCGCACCGAGTTCCATGAGCGTTCCGGAGTATCGACGTCGTCGATCCCATCATGGCTCTGGCTGGACGCGGAAAGAGTTATTGATGAAGCCCTGCGTGACGTTGAACGAGGCAAAACAACAACCATTCCATCGAAACGTTTCAAAACGATGGCGTTCTTTGCTCGGCACGCCCCACAATCCGTGGTACATAAAGCAGTCAGGAAACTAAATAAGGGCCGGCGATGA
- a CDS encoding TPM domain-containing protein, giving the protein MRTIRRCALALIMGACVLLPHAAYAVAPVDIDHNYEDYANVSTDISALSNLLVEVAHGNLWVITVDDFDGMSPDNWAMKTFDRSGLGSSDGLLVISVGTSELYAYSPDGQVKELLNRATSQDVLDKFHDGKWDAGITLFAEHVRSLRAGEQPPAVPQGSVAPNALPIIGTIGLVGAGVVGIAFWRKRKAAHADTLQALQSEQQLAQQSSTELLAADDDVRAGAAELEFARMEFGVEATEEFRQVLRQAQKDIHQAFELRRLLDDDEPETPAEQHSMNTQILTYAQHARQAMQAQAQQFSQLRNLVHRLDDKLDELTQRHQELLAQVPLVSDKVAALTQSIPPESVVSLESYPDQINSLLTAAQSHIAAARQHHADGDKNQAVQYARLAEGTLEHVSQLITRVDQAPQLLAKAQEELKTGVQSLSADIADAQRLGANDSTITLRRKEAEDVIARATASSGVDLLVINDQLAKAEHNLDIALASVRARAEQEERARLNITRYREHTSAKLQRLDEDITRYRELVSADTRTLLHRAHSAYESADTQSPAEQLQAYTLAMDYATRAERALTSDVADYQHYNRQLNPGTQLGGELAGAIITGIARSLIYGAFSSGSGHHDSNWTKNSFGSSGNSGFGKSFGSGGGGFGKTF; this is encoded by the coding sequence ATGAGAACCATACGTCGGTGTGCATTGGCGTTAATAATGGGAGCTTGTGTTTTGCTCCCCCATGCTGCTTACGCTGTTGCGCCCGTTGATATCGACCACAACTACGAAGACTACGCTAACGTATCTACGGACATTTCGGCGTTATCTAATCTGTTAGTTGAGGTTGCTCATGGCAATCTTTGGGTTATTACCGTTGATGATTTCGATGGCATGTCTCCGGATAACTGGGCAATGAAAACATTTGACCGATCGGGATTAGGTAGCTCCGACGGCTTACTTGTTATCAGCGTGGGAACTTCCGAACTTTATGCCTATTCACCTGATGGACAGGTGAAAGAACTTCTTAATCGCGCTACCTCTCAAGATGTTTTAGATAAGTTCCATGACGGCAAATGGGATGCCGGCATAACCTTATTTGCCGAACACGTCCGCTCTTTACGCGCTGGCGAGCAACCACCTGCAGTTCCACAGGGCTCAGTTGCCCCAAACGCGCTACCGATTATTGGCACAATCGGACTGGTGGGGGCCGGAGTTGTTGGTATCGCTTTTTGGAGAAAACGGAAGGCGGCACACGCTGATACCCTTCAGGCACTCCAATCTGAACAGCAGTTAGCCCAGCAGTCTTCTACAGAATTATTAGCGGCTGATGACGACGTACGCGCCGGAGCTGCCGAGCTTGAGTTTGCCCGCATGGAATTTGGTGTAGAAGCAACTGAAGAGTTTCGCCAAGTTTTGAGGCAGGCGCAAAAAGATATCCACCAGGCATTTGAGTTACGCCGGTTGCTTGACGACGATGAACCAGAAACTCCTGCTGAACAACATTCGATGAACACCCAAATTTTGACGTACGCACAGCACGCTCGCCAGGCAATGCAAGCCCAGGCCCAGCAGTTTTCCCAGTTGCGTAATCTTGTTCACCGTCTCGATGACAAACTCGATGAGTTAACCCAACGCCACCAGGAGCTTCTCGCCCAGGTGCCACTTGTATCCGATAAAGTTGCTGCGCTAACTCAATCTATTCCGCCTGAATCAGTCGTGAGTTTGGAATCCTACCCAGACCAGATCAATTCGTTACTTACGGCAGCTCAGTCACATATCGCAGCCGCCCGCCAACACCACGCAGATGGGGACAAAAACCAAGCCGTCCAGTATGCGCGCTTAGCAGAAGGAACGTTAGAGCACGTTTCCCAACTCATCACACGTGTTGATCAAGCTCCCCAACTACTGGCCAAGGCTCAAGAAGAATTGAAAACAGGCGTCCAGTCACTATCAGCTGATATCGCCGATGCTCAACGTTTAGGCGCAAACGATTCCACTATTACATTACGGCGTAAAGAAGCTGAAGATGTTATCGCCCGGGCAACAGCAAGCTCTGGCGTAGATCTGCTTGTCATTAACGATCAGTTAGCCAAAGCCGAACATAATCTTGATATTGCCCTAGCTAGTGTACGAGCACGAGCTGAGCAAGAAGAGCGGGCACGGTTAAATATCACTCGGTATCGGGAACACACCAGTGCCAAATTGCAACGGTTAGATGAAGATATTACCCGCTACCGCGAGTTAGTTAGCGCCGATACTCGCACACTTTTACATCGAGCCCATTCAGCTTATGAATCGGCCGATACTCAGTCACCTGCCGAACAGCTACAGGCATACACTCTAGCTATGGATTATGCGACTCGCGCTGAGCGGGCCTTAACTTCTGACGTTGCCGATTACCAACACTACAATCGTCAGCTAAACCCTGGTACCCAATTAGGTGGCGAACTAGCTGGAGCAATTATCACTGGAATAGCACGTTCCCTCATTTATGGCGCTTTTTCTAGCGGTTCTGGGCATCATGACAGCAACTGGACAAAAAATAGTTTTGGTTCGTCGGGTAACTCCGGCTTTGGAAAGAGTTTCGGTTCTGGTGGCGGAGGTTTTGGAAAAACCTTTTAG
- a CDS encoding response regulator transcription factor translates to MTQTNTSAKILVVDDEPSIRELLSASLHFAGFTVETAEDGYSAIRTYYEFNPDLIVLDIMLPDFDGLEVLRRIREQNSGVPVLFLTAKDDLQDKLHGLNAGADDYVTKPFSLEEVVTRIQVILRRTNPAPEESSIITYHDLELNEDTYEVRRAGHLVELSPTEYKLLRYLMVNAERVVSKVQILDHVWDYDWIGEASIVESYISYLRRKIDSPESLGITDPDQAQALIPLIHTKRGIGYVMRTGK, encoded by the coding sequence ATGACACAGACCAACACCTCCGCAAAGATTCTTGTTGTCGACGATGAACCATCGATACGTGAGTTACTTTCTGCTTCCCTGCATTTTGCGGGTTTCACAGTAGAAACTGCAGAAGATGGCTACAGTGCTATCCGGACCTACTACGAATTCAATCCGGACCTCATCGTTCTAGATATCATGTTGCCTGATTTTGACGGCCTAGAAGTCTTGCGGCGTATCCGGGAACAAAATAGCGGTGTTCCAGTTCTCTTCCTCACCGCAAAAGACGATCTACAAGATAAACTCCACGGGCTCAACGCCGGTGCTGACGACTACGTCACCAAACCTTTTTCTTTAGAAGAAGTAGTAACCCGCATCCAAGTTATTTTACGGCGCACCAATCCTGCGCCGGAAGAATCTTCGATTATCACCTATCACGATCTTGAACTCAACGAAGATACTTACGAAGTACGCCGTGCTGGCCACTTAGTTGAATTATCTCCCACCGAATACAAGCTTTTACGTTACCTCATGGTTAACGCCGAACGCGTTGTATCCAAGGTGCAAATCCTTGACCATGTATGGGATTATGACTGGATCGGCGAAGCCTCAATCGTCGAATCCTACATATCCTATCTGCGTCGCAAAATTGATTCTCCTGAATCTCTAGGAATAACTGACCCCGATCAAGCGCAAGCTTTGATTCCGCTCATCCACACAAAACGCGGGATCGGATACGTGATGCGAACCGGTAAGTAG
- a CDS encoding cold-shock protein, whose amino-acid sequence MPTGKVKFFDAEKGFGFITGDDGAQVYVPQSAVPLGVKLRPGTRVEYGIGETRRGPAALSVSVIKKEKSLLEVNRRSPEELVPLIEDLIKILDVSSTQLRRGRYPEGGPRIAQALRALADDFDA is encoded by the coding sequence GTGCCTACTGGAAAAGTGAAGTTCTTCGACGCTGAGAAGGGCTTTGGTTTTATCACTGGGGACGATGGTGCCCAAGTTTATGTTCCACAAAGTGCAGTGCCATTGGGGGTTAAGTTACGCCCGGGCACGCGTGTGGAATACGGAATTGGGGAGACTCGCCGCGGGCCAGCTGCGCTGTCTGTTTCCGTGATTAAAAAAGAAAAGTCTTTGTTGGAAGTCAATCGTCGTTCGCCAGAAGAATTGGTGCCACTTATCGAGGACTTAATCAAGATCCTCGATGTTTCTTCGACGCAGTTGCGCCGTGGCCGTTACCCGGAAGGTGGACCTCGTATTGCACAAGCCTTGCGTGCCCTAGCGGATGATTTCGATGCCTAA